Part of the Sulfitobacter donghicola DSW-25 = KCTC 12864 = JCM 14565 genome, TCTGTTGGGGGCAGGAATATCTGTAAAACCCATTCGCAGAGGGGCAGAGGCCCCGAAAGGGCCACAGATGTTGGAGATCACAGAAGAGCGCCGCGCCAAGCTGGTTGCCTTTGTCGAGGGGAACCAGCGCATGCCAAAAGAAGCAAAAGCGCGGGTATTGGGCCAATTGGCCAAACCTCAAGTGCCAGCACAAATGGTCGAACGGATCGAAAGCCGGATGGGGGGCTAAACCATGGCGCGTGCAATCCCGAAAACGGCTGGCGGTATTCTTTCGTATTTCACGCGGCATAAAACCGTGGCGAACCTACTGTTGGTTTTGATGCTTGTGGCGGGCATAGGGGCTGCGCCAAACATGCGTGCGCAGTTTTTTCCCGATGTAATCGTCGATAGCGTTTCAGTGTCCACAATTTGGACAGGCGCAGGGGCCGAAGATGTCGATGAAGGGATCAGTCAGGTTCTAGAGGTCGCATTGTTGGCTGTTGAGGGCGTTGAAAGCTCAAGCAGCACTTCCCGTGAGGGCAGCAGCGTTGTTTCGCTGGAATTTGAACCCGGTTGGGATATGGCCCGTGCGGCGGCGGATGTTCAAACGGCTGTTGATGCGATTACTACCCTACCGGAAGAGGCCGAAGACCCGACCGTAAGGCGCGGCGCATGGCGCGATCGTGTAACGGATGTTGTTATTACTGGGCCTGTTGCGCCTGCTCAGCTGGGGCGTTTTGCGGATGAATTTGTAACCCGCCTGTTTGCCGCGGGCGTCACCCGAACCACGATACAAGGGGTCGCTGCCCCGCAGGTTTTGGTTGAGGTGCCTTCGGCAAAGTTGATCGCCTATGACGTCACGATGGCCGAAATTGCCACGGCGATTGCAGAGGAAGTCGATGCAGACCCTGCGGGAGATGTGGATGGCGCAAATGCGCGGGTGCGCACGGGCACAGCTAAACGCACCCCGCAAGAGATTTCCGGAATCACCCTGCGGTCAAGCCCTGATGGTTCAAAACTATTGATCGGGGATGTTGCAACGGTGCGCGCGGAAGGGGTTGACCGTGACCGAAGCTTTTTCGTCGGTGATAGCCCAGCTATGTCCGTGCGGGTTGACCGTTCGGACCGAGGTGATGCGATTGGCATTCAAGGAACTGTTGAAAAGGTCGCCGCCGAGCTGAAATCGAACCTGCCGTCTACTGTGTCGGTTCAATTGATCCGCACAAGGGCCGAAGCCATCTCGAACCGTCTTGATCTGTTGATCGAAAACGGGATGTTGGGGCTTGGGTTGGTCGTGACATTATTGTTCCTCTTCCTGAACGCGCGGACAGCGTTTTGGGTGGCCGCAGGCATTCCTGTTGCGATGGGGGCTGCGATTGCTCTGATGTATATTGGTGGTCTGACCATCAATATGATCTCGTTGTTTGGTTTGATTATCACCTTGGGTATTGTGGTGGATGACGCCATTGTCGTGGGCGAACACGCCGACCACCGCTATCGTTTAGGGGGCATGGATGCTGCGCAAGCTGCCGAAGGGGCGGCACAGCGTATGGCGATGCCCGTCTTTGCGGCAACGTTGACAACCGTCATTGCCTTTTTCGGTCTGACCGCAGTTGGCGGGCGTTTCGGAGACCTGATCCGCGATATTCCCTTTACCGTTATTGCCGTGCTGATCGCTTCGTTGATCGAATGCTTTTTGATCCTGCCCCACCACATGAACCACGCATTAGCCGGCATTGATAAGCGGTCGAAATTTTCGACGGGCAAGCTGATCGTTGGCGCGATTGTTAGCGCCCTTGTTGTGAGCGTTGTTTTATGCGTGATCATATTTGCGGGTAGCTATCTGGTGCTTCGCCTGTCTGGGGGTGAACTTCCTGTTACCTACGAGGGGTATCTTACCTTTGCTGGTGTGGTTCCTTTTGTCATTGCGGCCCTTTTTGTTGGTATGCTGTTGTCACGGCGTGGCGCCGTTGGGCGGGTTGTGAAAATGCTGGGGAAACATGGCATCGATACCCCCTCGGTCGTTGTGAACGCCGGATTTGTCTGGACACGCGAGCGGCTGTTCAGGCCGTTTATGGCGGGTGTCATTGCCGCACGTTATGTTGTTTTGGCAGGTGTGGTTGTGGTCTTGGCCAGTCAGGTTTCGCTGTTTATTCAGGGGGATGTTCAGTGGCGGTTCTTTAATGCGCCTGAACGTGGCTCGGTCACGGGTAACTTTATCATGACCGAAGGGGCATCCCGCGAGGATACCCTAGAGATGATGCATGAAATGCAGCGCGCCACCGATGTTGTTGCAAAGCAAATGCAAGAGAAACACGGCACCAATCCGCTGGATTATGTGATTGCGCAAATCGGTGGGAACTCTGGTCGAGGGCTTTCGGCTGCGGATGGCAAGGATAGCGATCTATTGGGCGGCATTTCGATCGAATTGATCGACGCGGACCTGCGGCCTTATTCCAGTTTCGCCTTTGTCGCTTTGCTTCAGGAAGAAGTCGTGCAGCATCCGATGGCAGAAACAGTATCCTTCAGAGGGTGGCGCTCTGGTCCAGGGGGGGATGCATTGGATGTTCAGTTTTACGGGGCGGATACGCAAACTTTGAAAGATGCCTCCGAGGCTCTGCAAACGGCGCTTTTGCAATATCCAGAGGTCAGCGCGGTTGAAGACAATCTCGCCTATGACAAAGAGGAATTGATCCTTGACCTGACGCCGCAGGGGGCCGCATTGGGCTTTACCATTGACCAACTGGGCAGCGTTCTGCGCAATCGTTTGGGCGGAATCGAAGCGGCGACATATCCAGATGGTCCGCGCTCGGCCGCTATTCGCGTCGAGTTGCCAGTGGGTGAGCTAACGGCAGATTTTCTGGACAGCACGCAGATGCGGACAACCGCGGGCAACTACGTCGCATTGGGCGATATTGTCAGCGTTGAACGCCGTACAGGGTTTAGCACAGTACGACGGGAAAACGGGATCAGATTGATTTCTGTTACAGGTGATATTTCCGAAGATAACGCTGTGCGCGCAACAGAGATCAACACCGCTTTGGCCGAAGATATCCTGCCCACGATCGCTTCGGAAAAGCAGGTGGAATACCGTCTTGCGGGGTTAAACGAACAAGAAGACCAGTTCCTTTCCGATGCTTTAACGGGGCTGGTTTTGTGCCTGACGGGTATCTATCTGGTGCTGGCTTGGGTGTTTGGCAGCTGGACCCGCCCCATGGTTGTAATGGCGATTATTCCATTCGGTTTGGTCGGCACAATTTATGGTCACAACGTTTGGGATGTTCCGCTTAGCATGTTTACGGTTGTCGGTCTGTTGGGGATGACGGGGATCATCATCAACGATTCCATCGTTCTGGTCACCACCATTGACGAATACGCAGCCGAGCGGGGGTTGTTCCCCTCTATCATCGACGGCGCTGCCGACCGCTTGCGGCCTGTTATGCTCACAACACTCACCACTGTTCTGGGCATGGCGCCGCTGTTGTTTGAGCGCAGCCAACAGGCGCAATTTCTCAAGCCTACGGTGATTACGCTGGTTTATGGGCTGGGGTTCGGGATGATCTTGGTTCTGCTGGTTGTGCCTGCACTGGTCGCCGCCCAGCATGATATTGGCCGCCAGATCGCCGCTATGCGTCGCGGGCTGCGGGCCCCTGCGCGCGGGTTGCAGGCGGGGTTGTTTGCGCTTTGGGCTGCTTTGCTGCTCTGGGGAGGGGTGACAATGGGCTATGCGATTGTTCAGGGGCAATTATATGCGCCGCTGGGTCAGGTGTTCCCAGATTTGTTGCTGCTTTCTGCGGTGGTTGGTGGTCTAGCCCTGTTTATAGCTGGCGCCGCGATTATCGCCCTGTTTGGCTATATCGTCGGCGCGCTGACCTTTACCCTGCGCAGCCGCGCAATTGTTAGCGAATAAAGAAATGGTGTTCAGCCTGTTAACCGGCTGAACACCCTTGCAGATCAACCGCGTGGGACGACCCCATCACGGTAAAGCGGATGGCAGAACGATCCAGCGCGAGCGGCCCAGATCCGTTCGGGATCATCTCGGCTTTTGCGACCAGCGTGTTGCCGCTTCGGTTGGTATCCGCTTCAGAGACCCAAACGTCTGGGCGGCCTGCCTCTATCACAACATGCTCGTTTGAGCCGGTTGAGGGCAGCTTGAGGCGGGCGGTGATGTTCATGCCGTCTTCGGATGGCGAAAGCGTGCAAGATACCCCAGCGGCGCCCGCCTCTGCCGCAGAATAAGGGGTTTCGGCCAAGGCCGCAGCGATGACCGGTACAGGCACGCCGTCGGTATTCCCAAGGGTCCCTTTCAGGCTCATCGTGTAGGGCACGCAAATGTCTTTGCAGACGCCGATAGCCATCTTGAGGTTAATCTTGATAGGCTTATTCGCCTGTTTGGCGGCGATAGTGATCGGAAGGGTCACTTGATTAGAGTAGCCAACGGATCGCATGCCGTTTTGTTCAAACACCTTTGGCGTGGGCCAGCTGATCGAAACACCAGCAAGGTTGCGCGAACCGTTCCAGTTGAAATCTGGCGGGATGCCTGCATCACCGGGTGCGCGCCAATAGGTTTTCCAGCCATCAGCCAGTGTGATCTGCACGGCGCTTACACGGGTGCCGTCAGGTTGCTGCCAACCGTCAATCAGTTCTGCGGTGGCCGGAATCCCGACAGGGTCATCTGCCAAGGCGGTGCAGGCGGTGCCGATTAGGGCTGCGGAGCAGAGAATGGTTTTTATCATAGGGTATATGTGGCGACGACAAAGCGGTTTGCCAAGTCACAAGTAGTTTAGCCATGTTTCGCTCATGCCGCTTGCGACTTGGTCAGCAGCGCTTAAAACTATGTTCAGGATCGCTTTTCAGGAGGCTGATATGGATTTAACGGGGCAGGTGCTGATCGCCATGCCGGGGATGAGTGATCCGCGGTTTGTTCGGTCGGTTGTGTTCATCTGTGCCCATTCCGACGAGGGCGCGATGGGGCTGATTGTGAATAAGCCTGCAAAGGACGTGACCCTGAAAGAAGTGCTTTCGCGGCTGGATGTCATGGCCGACGACAGGGCCGAAGACGCGCTGGTCTATATTGGCGGCCCTGTAGAAACCGAACGCGGCTTTGTTTTACATAGAGACGCGCATAGGCTGAATGAAGATACTTTGCCCATTGGTGAAGGTTTTGTCCTGACGGCTACCCAAGATATTTTGGTGGATGTCGCACAGGGTGTGGGGCCGGAAGTTTTCGTTTTTACCTTGGGGTACGCAGGTTGGGCGGCTGGCCAGCTAGAAAGCGAAATTTTGCAAAATGCTTGGCTCACGGCGCCTGCAACACCTGAGCTGATTTTTGAAACTGTTGGCGTGGCCATGTGGGAAACCGCGCTTAGGAGTATCGGGATCAATCCCATCACATTGTCGGGGGCGGCAGGGCGGGCCTAGTCCCGAGGGGCAGCCGCGCGATTAAGACGATCATTTATCGCGCGCCCCAATCCATGCATCGGAATAGGCGCAACAGCGATCGGGCCGCCCATTTTATCCAATTGGTGCAAGTGACCAAAAAGGTTCGCAGCAGCCTCAATCAAATCGCCGTTTTCTGAAAGGTTCAGCACACCTTTTATCGGGCCGAACCCCAGCATCAACTCGCCTTTTTTCGCGCAGGTTGCGTTTAGGCGGACGGCGCCATTGGGGGCGTAATGTGATGTCAGTTGCCCCGGGGCTGTGATGCTATTTGTTTCGGGTAGGGCAAGGCTATAGCCCAAAACAGCTTCTATTTCTTCGGACGGTAAGCCGCCGGCCCGCAGCAAGACGGCTTTGTCGCCTTGCAGGCCGATAATGGTGCTTTCTAATCCTACGTTGCAGGGGCCATCATCCACGACAGCGGCAATGCGCCCATCTAAACCAGATAAAACATGTTGGGCAGTTGTTGGGCTAATTCGACCTGACGGATTGGCCGAAGGTGCAGCGACAGGGCCGCCAAAAGTGGCGAGAAGCTTTTGCGCAGTAGGGTGGGCGGGAACCCTTAGGGCAACAGTGGGCAAACCCGCAGTCACAAGAGGCGAAAGGCTATGCCCTTGGCGCAATGGAAGAACCAGCGTCAGAGGCCCGGGCCAAAAGCTGTGGGCAAGTTGATCGGCTGTATCGCTCCAGTCTACGTAAGTCTTGGCTATTGAAACCTCTGCCAGATGAACGATGAGCGGGTTAAACGAAGGCCGCCCTTTAGCCTCATAAATCGCAGCGACGGACTCGCCTTTACGGGCGTCAGCACCCAACCCGTATACGGTCTCTGTAGGGAAGGAGACGAGTTCACCATCCCTCAAAAGAGCCGCTGCGCGATCAATGTCCGCTGGGGTAGCCGTCAGGTGTTGTGTTGCTGCAGGCATGGCTGCTCCTCATGGACTATGACGTGGCGTTTTGATTGTGTGAACGCGTCGTGTCTAGCATCGTTGGCGCTAACGGCCTTGGCTAGGGTGCTTGGTTGCCTTAACGGAAGGTCGGATTGTTTTGAAAGGCATTAGTATGACGTATCGCGCACCTGTTGAAGACTACAATTTTCTATTTGAGCATGTTGTAGGTTTGCAAGGGCTGCGTGCAACAGAACGTTTTGCAGAAGCAACCGATGATGTCACGGCTGCGATCCTCGGCGAAGCGGGCAAAATGTGCGAAGAAGTGCTGGCGCCGCTCCAACGGGTTGGTGATTTGCAGGGCTCGTATCTGGAGAACGGTGTGGTGCGTACACCTCCGGGATATGCAGAGGGCTTCAAAGCCATCGCCGAGGGAGGTTGGGTAGGTATCGCAGCTGACCCTGAATACGGCGGTATGGGGTTGCCAATGGCATTGACGACAGCCGTTGGCGAGATGATGAGCGGCTCGTGCCTGTCGCTTCAAGTCGCACCGATGCTGTCACAGGGTCATATCGAAGCACTGGAACACCACGCGAGCGATGCGTTGAAAGAAGTGTTTTTACCAAAACTGATCAACGGCGAGTGGATCGGCACGATGAACCTGACCGAACCGCAGGCGGGGTCCGATGTTGGGGCGCTAAGCACCAAGGCCGAAGATAATGGTGATGGCACCTATGCAATCACCGGACAAAAGATTTTCATCACTTGGGGTGATAGCGATTTCAGCAGCAACACCT contains:
- a CDS encoding efflux RND transporter permease subunit — protein: MARAIPKTAGGILSYFTRHKTVANLLLVLMLVAGIGAAPNMRAQFFPDVIVDSVSVSTIWTGAGAEDVDEGISQVLEVALLAVEGVESSSSTSREGSSVVSLEFEPGWDMARAAADVQTAVDAITTLPEEAEDPTVRRGAWRDRVTDVVITGPVAPAQLGRFADEFVTRLFAAGVTRTTIQGVAAPQVLVEVPSAKLIAYDVTMAEIATAIAEEVDADPAGDVDGANARVRTGTAKRTPQEISGITLRSSPDGSKLLIGDVATVRAEGVDRDRSFFVGDSPAMSVRVDRSDRGDAIGIQGTVEKVAAELKSNLPSTVSVQLIRTRAEAISNRLDLLIENGMLGLGLVVTLLFLFLNARTAFWVAAGIPVAMGAAIALMYIGGLTINMISLFGLIITLGIVVDDAIVVGEHADHRYRLGGMDAAQAAEGAAQRMAMPVFAATLTTVIAFFGLTAVGGRFGDLIRDIPFTVIAVLIASLIECFLILPHHMNHALAGIDKRSKFSTGKLIVGAIVSALVVSVVLCVIIFAGSYLVLRLSGGELPVTYEGYLTFAGVVPFVIAALFVGMLLSRRGAVGRVVKMLGKHGIDTPSVVVNAGFVWTRERLFRPFMAGVIAARYVVLAGVVVVLASQVSLFIQGDVQWRFFNAPERGSVTGNFIMTEGASREDTLEMMHEMQRATDVVAKQMQEKHGTNPLDYVIAQIGGNSGRGLSAADGKDSDLLGGISIELIDADLRPYSSFAFVALLQEEVVQHPMAETVSFRGWRSGPGGDALDVQFYGADTQTLKDASEALQTALLQYPEVSAVEDNLAYDKEELILDLTPQGAALGFTIDQLGSVLRNRLGGIEAATYPDGPRSAAIRVELPVGELTADFLDSTQMRTTAGNYVALGDIVSVERRTGFSTVRRENGIRLISVTGDISEDNAVRATEINTALAEDILPTIASEKQVEYRLAGLNEQEDQFLSDALTGLVLCLTGIYLVLAWVFGSWTRPMVVMAIIPFGLVGTIYGHNVWDVPLSMFTVVGLLGMTGIIINDSIVLVTTIDEYAAERGLFPSIIDGAADRLRPVMLTTLTTVLGMAPLLFERSQQAQFLKPTVITLVYGLGFGMILVLLVVPALVAAQHDIGRQIAAMRRGLRAPARGLQAGLFALWAALLLWGGVTMGYAIVQGQLYAPLGQVFPDLLLLSAVVGGLALFIAGAAIIALFGYIVGALTFTLRSRAIVSE
- a CDS encoding protein-disulfide reductase DsbD domain-containing protein, with protein sequence MIKTILCSAALIGTACTALADDPVGIPATAELIDGWQQPDGTRVSAVQITLADGWKTYWRAPGDAGIPPDFNWNGSRNLAGVSISWPTPKVFEQNGMRSVGYSNQVTLPITIAAKQANKPIKINLKMAIGVCKDICVPYTMSLKGTLGNTDGVPVPVIAAALAETPYSAAEAGAAGVSCTLSPSEDGMNITARLKLPSTGSNEHVVIEAGRPDVWVSEADTNRSGNTLVAKAEMIPNGSGPLALDRSAIRFTVMGSSHAVDLQGCSAG
- a CDS encoding YqgE/AlgH family protein, with translation MDLTGQVLIAMPGMSDPRFVRSVVFICAHSDEGAMGLIVNKPAKDVTLKEVLSRLDVMADDRAEDALVYIGGPVETERGFVLHRDAHRLNEDTLPIGEGFVLTATQDILVDVAQGVGPEVFVFTLGYAGWAAGQLESEILQNAWLTAPATPELIFETVGVAMWETALRSIGINPITLSGAAGRA
- a CDS encoding L-threonylcarbamoyladenylate synthase codes for the protein MPAATQHLTATPADIDRAAALLRDGELVSFPTETVYGLGADARKGESVAAIYEAKGRPSFNPLIVHLAEVSIAKTYVDWSDTADQLAHSFWPGPLTLVLPLRQGHSLSPLVTAGLPTVALRVPAHPTAQKLLATFGGPVAAPSANPSGRISPTTAQHVLSGLDGRIAAVVDDGPCNVGLESTIIGLQGDKAVLLRAGGLPSEEIEAVLGYSLALPETNSITAPGQLTSHYAPNGAVRLNATCAKKGELMLGFGPIKGVLNLSENGDLIEAAANLFGHLHQLDKMGGPIAVAPIPMHGLGRAINDRLNRAAAPRD